AACCAATCGACTCCGGTATCGCGTTGTAGTTCCTTGCAACCCGCCTTAGAATGCGGAACGGATACCAGTTGCAACCCTTCTTATTGCCAGGACCCAGCATGCACCGCATCCGTACAGGCCACTTGTTCCGTAGGAACCATCTGCAATCCTTGTAATTACCCGAGCGTGGCCAAAATCGGCTGCCCTTGCCCTTCCGGCGTGCTTCCCCCCGGCTGCAATCTATGAATCTGTCCTGGGACTCCAGGTTCAAAGCCCAACCGGGTACCGCTTACGTGGTCGCTACTCCCATCGGCAATCTGGAAGACATTACTTTGCGGGCGATCGAAGTTTTGAAGCAAACGGACCAAGTTTATTGCGAAAACGCGGCGTACAGCAAACGACTCTTCTCGGCCTTCGGAATTTCCACACCTTGCCGAACCTTGTACAAAGACCAATCGGAACATCCTTTCGCGAATGTGATCTCCGACCTCCGTTCCGGACAAACCTTGGCCTTGGTTTCGGATGCCGGAACTCCCGGAGTGTCCGACCCCGGTTCCCAATTGGTCCGGGTGTTAAGAGAAAACGAAATTCCTGTGGTTCCCATCCCCGGAGCTAGCGCCCTTACCGCGCTTTTGTCCGTTTCCGGTTGGCAGGTCCAACCCACCCTTTTTCTAGGATTTCTTTCCGAAAAAAAGGGTAAAAAAAGGAACCAATTGAAGGAGTGGGAATCGTTCGAAGGGGTGCTTGCGGTCTTCGAATCCGTTCACAGAATCAAGGATACCCTACTTGCTGCTCGGGAGATTTTTCCCCAATCTCCGATTCTGGTAGGGAGGGAATTGACGAAATTGCACGAGGAAATCCTGAAAATCGACCCCGAGCAGGACCTCGAGACCCTAAAATTCGCGGAAAAAGGGGAATTTGCGATCTTAATCCTAGGAAAACCTAAAAAAATGCTTAACGGACGTGTCGGGGTTGCCGATACTTTCAAGTAAGAGGGAAAACCAATGACCATTGACAAAATAGGCGGCATCAGTGGCGGTTCCTACGAGCCTCGTAAACCGACTCCTGTAAGGAAAAACGAAGCCAAAGAATCTTTCGATAATATATCCATATCCGATACTGCGAAACAAAAGGCTTCCGAAGCCCGTTTACAAGCGGAAGTTCAGGCAATCTCCCAAAAGATCGCCTCTTCCCCTATAGACTCAGAGCGTTCCGCCAAGCTGAAGGAAGTAAAAGAAAAGCTAAAGAACGGTGATTACGATTCTCTTAGCCCCGAAATCCTGAACGCTGTCGCGGATCGGATCGCCGAGTCTTTTCTCGGACGTTGATTTCGTCTGATTACCCGGAATAAAATCCCTTGCGTTCCGGGTTCTATTTCGCCCCTTCCCAACCCTAAATAACGGGAGGACCGCAGGTGCCGATACTCCCCGATTGGATTAATTTCAGTTTTCCCACAAAAGTGCATTTTGAAGCCGATTGCGGCTTCAAAATGGGTAGCTTTATCAAGAACGTAGGAACTAGGGCAGTGATACTTTCCACTCAGACCGAGCTGGAAAACATGGACGAATTCTCCATCATCAAAACTTCCCTGGAAAAGCATATCGACGGAGTCATCCTTTACGATAATATCGAAAAAGAACCCACGTTAAAGGAACTGGACACTGCCGCCTACTTCGCGAGAATTTCCAACGCGAACTGCATCATCGGTTACGGTTCCTATGAAAGTTTGAACGCCGCCAAGCTGGTTTCTGTATTGGCCAATAGCGATTCGTTTGCGGAGGAGGTATTTATCTCCAAACGCGGACCGAAATTGAAGAAGCCCATTCCTACGGTTTTGATTCCCACCCACCCTATTATGGGTTTGGAATGTTCTCCTATCGCCACGATCTATACGGACGAAGATAGAACCGTCCGTTACTTTACCCACGAAAATTTGTTTCCCGAGTTGGTGATAGCCGACGCGAAGATCGGAGCCTTTATGACTTCTGCCGACGTGGCAAAGGTAGGCGTCGGAATTTTAGCGGCTGCAGTCGACAGCATTCTTTCGAAATACTCGAACGAGCTCACAAACTCCTCCTCCTTAAGAGCGATAGAACTCATCTATAAGAACCTTGTCCCTGCGATTCGCGACCCTAAGAATCTACAATATAGGAATTCCATCTTCGGAGCCAGTATTTTGGTGGGAATGTCCCATTCCTCAAGTTCATTAGGATTATGTTATGCACTTTCGCTCGCGGCTTCCAATTTGACGAATTTGGACATTTTCCAGGCCATGTCCATCCTTCTTCCTCACGTCATGGAATACAACCTTACGTCGTCGGCCGGTAAATACGTGCTGATCGCCAAAGCTTTGGACGAGGATATTACGAATATCTCGGTGATCGAGGCTGCCATCAAAGCAGTGGAAGGAATCCGAAAGATTTATATAGAACTTCGAATTCCGCAAAGACTTTCGGAATACGAAGTACGAAAAATAGACCTTCCCGGGATCGCGAGTTTGGCTTCTTCTTTTTCCTTTTTAGACTGCCTTCCCAGGGAATTACCCAAAAACGAAATCGAAACGATTCTAGTCGCAGCGTTCTAAGAAAGGATTTCCGACAGAGAGCATCGGGTCGTCTGTAGGTCGCGCGGGACTAGGTTTGCTAGGGGATTTTTTGGGGGTCCCACCCTATTCGGGCGGAGGAGGTGTGTTCGTGGGCAATTCCGCCCATTTCTGTATTACCAAAAGATCATACCGACAACTTTTTTTGTGATACTTTCATGTAGGAGGTCATACAAACAATTTTACTCAAAAAAGGTTTACCGAAAAAAGAATTCATGCTACGTGCGTTCGCAGCCGCTTCGGGGGTACCACCGCACCGGCCCCCGCCCAAACGAGGGCGGGGACCATCCCCCCAAAAAAACACCACTTCCCGAGAGAACCCCGGAACCGAAGAAAAAGGAACTAGGACCGGGAAAAACATTTGAAAGGGGCCCGTAAAAAATCAGAATGGAAACAATGAACGAAGAATCTATCGACACTGTGATCGGAGACGACATCCAATTCAGGGGAAAACTCCGCTTTAACAATGCTCTTAAAATCAAAGGGGCCTTTAAAGGGACGATAGAAACGACCGGAACCCTGGTCATCGGAGAAACGGGACAAGTAGAGGCGGATATCGAAACCGGCACTCTAGAGGTGGAAGGTGACCTCAAAGGAAACATCAATGCCACCCAAAGGATCTCCGTCCGAAAAACCGGCAAAATCGTCGGAGACGTCAAAACTCCCGATCTGGAAGTCGAGTCCGGGGCGAAGTTCAGCGGAAACTGCATCATGTAGCCATGCCGAAACATGGCCCTTC
This genomic stretch from Leptospira fletcheri harbors:
- the rsmI gene encoding 16S rRNA (cytidine(1402)-2'-O)-methyltransferase, producing the protein MNLSWDSRFKAQPGTAYVVATPIGNLEDITLRAIEVLKQTDQVYCENAAYSKRLFSAFGISTPCRTLYKDQSEHPFANVISDLRSGQTLALVSDAGTPGVSDPGSQLVRVLRENEIPVVPIPGASALTALLSVSGWQVQPTLFLGFLSEKKGKKRNQLKEWESFEGVLAVFESVHRIKDTLLAAREIFPQSPILVGRELTKLHEEILKIDPEQDLETLKFAEKGEFAILILGKPKKMLNGRVGVADTFK
- a CDS encoding flagellar biosynthesis anti-sigma factor FlgM; this translates as MTIDKIGGISGGSYEPRKPTPVRKNEAKESFDNISISDTAKQKASEARLQAEVQAISQKIASSPIDSERSAKLKEVKEKLKNGDYDSLSPEILNAVADRIAESFLGR
- a CDS encoding iron-containing alcohol dehydrogenase, giving the protein MPILPDWINFSFPTKVHFEADCGFKMGSFIKNVGTRAVILSTQTELENMDEFSIIKTSLEKHIDGVILYDNIEKEPTLKELDTAAYFARISNANCIIGYGSYESLNAAKLVSVLANSDSFAEEVFISKRGPKLKKPIPTVLIPTHPIMGLECSPIATIYTDEDRTVRYFTHENLFPELVIADAKIGAFMTSADVAKVGVGILAAAVDSILSKYSNELTNSSSLRAIELIYKNLVPAIRDPKNLQYRNSIFGASILVGMSHSSSSLGLCYALSLAASNLTNLDIFQAMSILLPHVMEYNLTSSAGKYVLIAKALDEDITNISVIEAAIKAVEGIRKIYIELRIPQRLSEYEVRKIDLPGIASLASSFSFLDCLPRELPKNEIETILVAAF
- a CDS encoding bactofilin family protein — translated: MNEESIDTVIGDDIQFRGKLRFNNALKIKGAFKGTIETTGTLVIGETGQVEADIETGTLEVEGDLKGNINATQRISVRKTGKIVGDVKTPDLEVESGAKFSGNCIM